From Bradyrhizobium sp. sBnM-33:
TTGCGCGCCTCACGGGCCAACCCTTTTCCGAAATCTACCGCACCCACGTCCTGGGCAAGACCGGCGGCATGTTCGACTCGGCACCGGCAACCCTCGGCCTGGTCGCCGTGCGCGTCACTGAACCCACTAGGGAGTTCGAAGCACTCAAGGCGATCCAGCATGCGCGCTATGTGGATGGACGCGACATTGGCAGCCTGCCCGAGGTCGGCGACATCCTTCAGTCGATCGGAGTTCCCGCTGCGGCTGAACGCGTGCGAACGCCGGACGATGAACTGACGCTAGCCTACCGCCGGCAGATCGAGGCCGCACGGTCCGAGATGCAGCGGTTCGGCGTTTCCGGCGTTCCGGCACTGCTCGTGGGCGACGGTGCCGAACGTCGTCTGCTGCGCGGCAACCTCCTGTTCGGCCGCTTCGACCTTCTCGTTTCACAGCTGCAGGCCGCCTGATCCCGCCAATCGGCAGTGCTCAAGGCTTCGCCGCTTTCACGTAGAGATCGCCGGATACTTCACTTGCCTGCCGGCAACGTTCAATCGTTTCGCAAAGACCCAATGGAGATCCAGATGTACACTCGGAGAGATATCGTGATGACAACCCTT
This genomic window contains:
- a CDS encoding DsbA family protein, producing MRVTYLFDPLCGWCYGAHPALEELTRRDDVALELVPTGLFAGEGARAMDAQFAAYAWQNDERIARLTGQPFSEIYRTHVLGKTGGMFDSAPATLGLVAVRVTEPTREFEALKAIQHARYVDGRDIGSLPEVGDILQSIGVPAAAERVRTPDDELTLAYRRQIEAARSEMQRFGVSGVPALLVGDGAERRLLRGNLLFGRFDLLVSQLQAA